A genomic region of Tsukamurella pulmonis contains the following coding sequences:
- a CDS encoding MBL fold metallo-hydrolase, with product MTFTTTFGAAQVDQVTELDRWAFPPAGLFPAIPDGLAEAALADLGPGYIDPDTGDLLLAIHTYLIRLGETTIVVDTGNGNAKERPALLPHHMFDTDYLDRLAATGIAPDDVDLVISTHLHPDHCGWNTRLVDGQWRPTFPNAVYLFARADLIALQSLAAGDGLDGVMADLARTYVDSVGPVLREGHWRAVDDGEVIAADDHTEVIVRASPGHTDGHLAVEISSSEGGAIVAGDAIHHPIQLLHPDLVQGGDADPETARATREQLLRRCADEGLLLLPAHFTEHAPFRVTIDAGDRPVVSAVSA from the coding sequence ATGACCTTCACGACGACGTTCGGCGCGGCACAGGTGGATCAGGTCACGGAGCTCGACCGGTGGGCCTTCCCGCCCGCCGGATTGTTCCCCGCGATCCCGGACGGCCTCGCCGAGGCGGCGCTGGCGGACCTGGGCCCGGGCTACATCGACCCCGACACCGGCGATCTGCTGCTGGCGATCCACACCTATCTGATCCGCCTGGGCGAGACGACGATCGTGGTGGACACCGGCAACGGCAACGCCAAGGAGCGGCCCGCGCTGCTGCCGCATCACATGTTCGACACCGACTACCTCGATCGCCTCGCCGCGACCGGGATCGCCCCGGACGACGTGGACCTCGTCATCAGCACGCACCTGCACCCGGATCACTGCGGATGGAACACCAGGCTCGTCGACGGGCAGTGGCGGCCGACGTTCCCGAACGCCGTCTACCTCTTCGCCCGGGCGGATCTGATCGCCCTGCAGTCGCTCGCAGCGGGCGACGGTCTCGACGGTGTCATGGCCGATCTCGCCCGCACCTACGTGGACAGCGTCGGCCCGGTACTGCGCGAGGGCCATTGGCGCGCGGTGGACGACGGCGAGGTCATCGCCGCCGACGACCACACGGAGGTGATCGTGCGCGCCTCCCCGGGCCACACCGACGGGCACCTCGCGGTGGAGATCAGCTCCTCCGAGGGCGGCGCGATCGTCGCCGGCGACGCGATCCACCACCCGATCCAGCTCCTGCATCCGGACCTCGTCCAGGGCGGCGACGCCGATCCCGAAACCGCGCGGGCCACCCGCGAGCAACTCCTTCGACGGTGCGCCGACGAGGGCCTGCTCCTGCTTCCGGCGCACTTCACCGAGCACGCGCCGTTCCGGGTGACGATCGACGCCGGCGATCGTCCGGTGGTCAGCGCAGTGAGCGCGTGA
- a CDS encoding dihydrofolate reductase family protein, with product MTGQVRVHNFAISLDGFGTGADQSRDAPFGHAGGSLMQWFFGTRRGAAIHGLTSAARGVDDAFSEAWDEGIGVEIMGRGKFAPTPEVLADESWRGWWGEQTPFTTPIIVLTTRPRPAFTTADGVEFRFLDASPAEAVAAAREIAGEKDIRIGGGVQTVREFLAADLVDHLHLVEVPIVLGRGERLWDGLEGVQERFAIESTASPSGVVHRVFTRSLR from the coding sequence ATGACGGGTCAGGTGCGCGTGCACAACTTCGCGATCTCGCTGGACGGCTTCGGGACCGGAGCGGACCAGAGCCGCGACGCGCCCTTCGGGCACGCCGGTGGATCTCTGATGCAGTGGTTCTTCGGCACCCGGCGGGGCGCGGCGATCCACGGACTGACCAGCGCGGCCCGCGGCGTCGACGACGCCTTCTCCGAGGCCTGGGACGAGGGGATCGGCGTGGAGATCATGGGGCGCGGCAAGTTCGCGCCCACGCCGGAGGTCCTCGCCGACGAGTCCTGGCGCGGCTGGTGGGGTGAGCAGACGCCCTTCACCACGCCGATCATCGTGCTCACCACCCGGCCCCGGCCCGCCTTCACCACGGCCGACGGGGTGGAGTTCCGGTTCCTCGACGCCTCACCCGCCGAGGCGGTCGCGGCGGCGCGGGAGATCGCGGGGGAGAAGGACATCCGCATCGGCGGGGGAGTGCAGACGGTGCGCGAGTTCCTCGCCGCCGACCTCGTCGATCACCTACATCTGGTGGAGGTGCCGATCGTGCTCGGCCGCGGCGAGCGGCTGTGGGACGGGCTCGAGGGCGTGCAGGAGCGGTTCGCGATCGAATCCACCGCCAGCCCCAGCGGCGTCGTGCACCGCGTCTTCACGCGCTCACTGCGCTGA
- a CDS encoding acyl-CoA dehydrogenase: MAGNPDFDLFQLPEEHEELRAAIRALAERDIAPHAKDVDEKERFPQEALDALVSSGFNAIHVPEEYEGQGADSVATCIVIEEVARVCGSSSLIPAVNKLGTMGLILNGSEELKQHVLPSLANGEAMASYALSEREAGSDAASMRTRARKDGDDWVLNGSKCWITNGGKSTWYTVMAVTDPEKGANGISSFIVHKDDPGFSVTGYEHKLGIKGSPTAELAFEECRIPAMRMIGAEGTGFKTALQTLDHTRPTIGAQAVGIAQGALDVAIEYIKDRKQFGKSISEFQGVQFMVADMAMRLEAARLMVYTAAARAERGEKNLGFISSASKCFASDVAMDVTTDAVQLLGGAGYTRDFPVERMMRDAKITQIYEGTNQVQRLVMSRQLLR; the protein is encoded by the coding sequence ATGGCTGGCAACCCCGACTTCGACCTGTTCCAGCTCCCCGAGGAGCACGAGGAACTGCGCGCCGCCATCCGGGCGCTCGCGGAGCGCGACATCGCGCCGCACGCCAAGGACGTCGACGAGAAGGAGCGGTTCCCGCAGGAGGCCCTGGACGCACTGGTCTCGAGCGGCTTCAACGCCATCCACGTGCCCGAGGAGTACGAGGGCCAGGGCGCCGATTCGGTCGCCACCTGCATCGTCATCGAGGAGGTGGCCCGCGTCTGCGGCAGCTCCTCGCTGATCCCCGCCGTCAACAAGCTCGGCACCATGGGCCTGATCCTCAACGGCTCCGAGGAGCTCAAGCAGCACGTGCTGCCCTCGCTCGCCAACGGCGAGGCCATGGCCTCCTACGCCCTCTCGGAGCGCGAGGCCGGCTCCGACGCCGCGTCGATGCGCACCCGCGCCCGCAAGGACGGCGACGACTGGGTCCTCAACGGCTCCAAGTGCTGGATCACCAACGGCGGCAAGTCCACCTGGTACACCGTCATGGCCGTCACCGACCCGGAGAAGGGCGCCAACGGCATCAGCTCCTTCATCGTGCACAAGGACGACCCCGGCTTCTCCGTCACCGGCTACGAGCACAAGCTGGGCATCAAGGGCAGCCCGACGGCCGAGCTGGCCTTCGAGGAGTGCCGCATCCCCGCCATGCGCATGATCGGCGCCGAGGGCACCGGCTTCAAGACCGCGCTGCAGACCCTCGACCACACCCGCCCGACCATCGGCGCGCAGGCCGTCGGCATCGCGCAGGGCGCGCTCGACGTGGCGATCGAGTACATCAAGGACCGCAAGCAGTTCGGCAAGTCCATCTCCGAGTTCCAGGGCGTGCAGTTCATGGTCGCCGACATGGCGATGCGCCTCGAGGCCGCGCGCCTCATGGTCTACACCGCGGCCGCCCGCGCCGAGCGCGGCGAGAAGAACCTGGGCTTCATCAGCTCCGCGTCGAAGTGCTTCGCCTCCGACGTCGCGATGGACGTCACCACCGACGCCGTGCAGCTGCTCGGCGGCGCCGGCTACACGCGCGACTTCCCGGTCGAGCGCATGATGCGCGACGCCAAGATCACCCAGATCTACGAGGGCACCAACCAGGTGCAGCGCCTCGTCATGAGCCGCCAGCTGCTGCGCTGA
- the purE gene encoding 5-(carboxyamino)imidazole ribonucleotide mutase codes for MAENTGPRVGLIMGSDSDWPTMEAAAEALAEFGIRFEVGVVSAHRTPQRMLDYAKGAADRGVEVIIAGAGGAAHLPGMVASATPLPVIGVPVPLKHLDGMDSLLSIVQMPAGIPVATVSVGGARNAGLLAVRILGAADPSLRQRMVVFQENLEKMVLDKDEALRKKLLEG; via the coding sequence ATGGCTGAGAACACCGGACCGCGCGTCGGACTGATCATGGGCAGCGACTCGGACTGGCCGACGATGGAGGCCGCCGCCGAGGCACTCGCCGAGTTCGGGATCCGGTTCGAGGTGGGCGTGGTCTCCGCGCACCGCACCCCCCAGCGGATGCTCGACTACGCCAAGGGCGCCGCGGACCGCGGCGTCGAGGTGATCATCGCCGGCGCCGGCGGCGCCGCGCACCTGCCGGGCATGGTCGCCTCCGCGACCCCGCTGCCCGTCATCGGCGTGCCCGTGCCGCTCAAGCACCTCGACGGCATGGACTCGCTGCTCTCGATCGTGCAGATGCCCGCCGGGATCCCCGTGGCGACGGTGTCCGTGGGCGGCGCCCGCAACGCCGGCCTGCTCGCCGTGCGGATCCTCGGCGCCGCCGATCCCTCGCTGCGCCAGCGCATGGTCGTCTTCCAGGAGAACCTGGAGAAGATGGTGCTCGACAAGGACGAGGCGCTGCGCAAGAAGCTCCTCGAGGGGTAG
- a CDS encoding glycosyltransferase family 2 protein, with protein sequence MPGTDTSLPTIAVVTVTYSPGEHLENFLASIDGAFSGAAPRVLMADNGSVDGSPEAADAAHLEAELLRTGANLGYGGAINYAAARLDLDAIDFLLISNPDVVFGPGAIDALVEAAARHPEAGSLGPLIRDPDGTVYPSARAVPSMRFGIGHALLGTVWKSNPWTRAYQQSQAEVAEREAGWLSGSCLLVRPEAFAAIGGFDDRYFMYMEDVDFGDRLTRAGWRNVYVPTAEIVHAKGHAAGKVPELMLPAHHASAYRFFADRHPGPAAAPLRAAMKVGLAARSRISVLAATRKRKGE encoded by the coding sequence GTGCCCGGAACCGACACCTCGCTGCCCACGATCGCCGTGGTCACCGTCACCTACTCGCCGGGCGAGCACCTCGAGAACTTCCTGGCCAGCATCGACGGCGCCTTCTCCGGTGCCGCCCCGCGCGTGCTCATGGCCGACAACGGCTCCGTCGACGGTTCCCCCGAGGCCGCCGACGCCGCCCACCTCGAGGCCGAGCTGCTGCGCACCGGCGCCAACCTGGGCTACGGGGGTGCGATCAACTACGCGGCGGCGCGGCTGGACCTCGACGCGATCGACTTCCTGCTCATCAGCAACCCCGACGTCGTCTTCGGGCCCGGCGCGATCGACGCCCTCGTCGAGGCCGCGGCGCGGCACCCCGAGGCCGGATCGCTCGGGCCCCTGATCCGCGACCCCGACGGCACCGTCTACCCGTCGGCGCGCGCCGTGCCCAGCATGCGGTTCGGGATCGGGCACGCGCTGCTCGGCACCGTCTGGAAGTCGAACCCGTGGACGCGGGCCTACCAGCAGTCGCAGGCCGAGGTCGCCGAGCGCGAGGCGGGCTGGCTCTCGGGCTCGTGCCTGCTCGTGCGGCCGGAGGCCTTCGCCGCGATCGGCGGCTTCGACGACCGCTACTTCATGTACATGGAGGACGTCGACTTCGGCGACCGCCTGACCCGCGCCGGCTGGCGCAACGTCTACGTCCCGACGGCGGAGATCGTGCACGCCAAGGGACACGCGGCGGGGAAGGTGCCCGAGCTCATGCTCCCGGCGCACCACGCCTCCGCGTACCGGTTCTTCGCCGACCGGCATCCCGGTCCGGCGGCCGCGCCCCTGCGCGCGGCGATGAAGGTGGGGCTGGCCGCGCGCTCGCGGATCAGTGTTCTCGCGGCGACGCGGAAACGAAAAGGGGAATGA
- a CDS encoding AMIN-like domain-containing (lipo)protein, with protein MHLRTGGRTITAIALGAALTACTQDGAVTAPSGIARPSVTTMTGAAPPSSAPAPTTTTATATAAAPAGASVAPGETMLADLRTGARDGADRVVLEFTGPVPPYRISREAGPVVDCASGATLGGPGQYLVVRAEPVGIFDHDGVSPYTGERTVAGPGGAVARAIMTCHFEGQLQVAIELAGTAQRYADSTLTGPGRIVVDVQR; from the coding sequence GTGCATCTGAGGACCGGTGGGCGCACGATCACGGCGATCGCGCTCGGCGCGGCCCTGACCGCGTGCACCCAGGACGGGGCGGTGACGGCGCCGTCGGGCATCGCGCGGCCGTCGGTGACGACGATGACCGGTGCGGCACCGCCGAGCTCCGCCCCGGCGCCGACGACGACCACCGCGACCGCCACCGCCGCCGCGCCCGCCGGCGCGTCGGTCGCCCCGGGGGAGACCATGCTCGCGGACCTGCGGACGGGCGCCCGCGACGGCGCCGACCGGGTGGTGCTGGAGTTCACCGGCCCGGTGCCGCCGTACCGCATCAGCCGGGAGGCGGGGCCCGTCGTGGACTGCGCGTCGGGCGCGACGCTCGGCGGACCGGGGCAGTACCTCGTGGTGCGGGCCGAGCCGGTGGGGATCTTCGACCACGACGGGGTGTCTCCGTACACCGGCGAGCGCACGGTCGCCGGACCCGGCGGCGCCGTCGCGCGCGCGATCATGACGTGCCACTTCGAGGGGCAACTGCAGGTCGCGATCGAGCTCGCCGGTACCGCGCAGCGCTACGCCGACTCGACCCTGACGGGGCCGGGACGCATCGTCGTCGACGTGCAGCGGTAG
- a CDS encoding sugar phosphate nucleotidyltransferase, with protein MTSVDQDAGVDLSDVEAVILVGGKGTRLRPLTLSAPKPMLPTAGKPFLLHLLSRIRDAGIRRVVLGTSFKAEVFEEYFGDGSELGLELSYVVEDEPLGTGGGIRNVLSALKADDVLVFNGDVLGGSDIRAVVQTHRDKDADVTMHLVRVPDPRAFGCVPTDADGRVTAFLEKTQDPPTDQINAGCYVFKRSVIEEIPAGRPVSVEREVFPSLLNGGRRLYGHVDYGYWRDMGTPEDFVAGSSDLVRGIAPSAALDGGRGECLIHPGASVAPGALVIGGSVVGRGAEIGAGARLDGAVVFDGVRVEAGAIVERSIIGFGAHIGPRARIREAVIGDGASVGARCELLHGARVWPGVELPDGGVRFSTDV; from the coding sequence ATGACCTCGGTGGATCAGGACGCCGGTGTGGACCTCAGCGACGTGGAGGCCGTGATCCTGGTGGGCGGCAAGGGCACGCGCCTGCGCCCGCTCACCCTCTCGGCGCCCAAGCCGATGCTGCCGACGGCGGGCAAGCCCTTCCTGCTGCACCTGCTCTCCCGCATCCGTGATGCGGGCATCCGCCGCGTGGTGCTGGGCACCTCGTTCAAGGCGGAGGTCTTCGAGGAGTACTTCGGTGACGGCTCCGAGCTCGGGCTCGAGCTGTCCTACGTGGTCGAGGACGAGCCGCTGGGCACCGGCGGCGGCATCCGCAACGTGCTGTCCGCGCTCAAGGCCGACGACGTGCTGGTCTTCAACGGCGACGTGCTCGGCGGCTCCGACATCCGTGCCGTCGTGCAGACGCACCGCGACAAGGACGCCGACGTCACGATGCATCTCGTGCGCGTGCCCGATCCGCGCGCCTTCGGCTGCGTGCCCACCGACGCCGACGGCCGCGTCACCGCCTTCCTGGAGAAGACGCAGGATCCGCCGACCGACCAGATCAACGCCGGCTGCTACGTCTTCAAGCGCTCGGTGATCGAGGAGATCCCCGCGGGCCGGCCGGTGTCCGTCGAGCGCGAGGTCTTCCCGTCGCTGCTCAACGGCGGTCGCAGGCTCTACGGGCACGTCGACTACGGCTACTGGCGCGACATGGGCACCCCCGAGGACTTCGTCGCCGGCAGCTCGGACCTCGTGCGCGGCATCGCCCCGTCGGCCGCGCTCGACGGCGGCCGCGGCGAGTGCCTCATCCACCCCGGCGCCTCCGTCGCGCCCGGCGCGCTGGTGATCGGCGGATCCGTCGTCGGGCGCGGCGCGGAGATCGGCGCGGGCGCCCGCCTCGACGGCGCCGTCGTCTTCGACGGGGTGCGGGTCGAGGCCGGCGCGATCGTCGAGCGCTCGATCATCGGCTTCGGCGCGCACATCGGCCCGCGGGCCCGCATCCGGGAGGCCGTCATCGGCGACGGTGCCTCCGTGGGCGCGCGCTGCGAGCTGCTGCACGGAGCGCGCGTGTGGCCCGGCGTGGAGCTGCCCGACGGCGGCGTGCGGTTCTCGACGGACGTCTAG
- the rfbD gene encoding dTDP-4-dehydrorhamnose reductase, whose protein sequence is MELVVTGAAGQVGSALVAAAAARGIATRALGRAQLDVTSPQSVAGLALGPSTVLVNCAAHTAVDAAESEPDAAADLNAAAPALLAQRCAATGARLVQVSTDYVFGPAPEPPRPWEPTDPTGPAGVYGRTKLAGEEAARAADPRTVVVRTAWVYTGRAPGPDGTDGWARDFVGTMGRLADGGVDPNVVDDQTGSPTYAPDLASGLLDLAVLLGEEPERPGAVLHAAGGGSATWFDLARGVFARTGADPARVTPCTTDEFPRPAPRPAYSVLSPAAWAAWGLAPLPDWDDALDRALRRAVGGPAPRDR, encoded by the coding sequence GTGGAACTGGTGGTCACCGGCGCGGCCGGGCAAGTGGGGTCCGCCCTGGTCGCGGCGGCCGCGGCGCGGGGAATCGCGACGCGTGCGCTGGGTCGTGCACAGCTCGATGTGACTTCGCCACAGTCGGTCGCAGGGCTCGCCCTGGGCCCGTCGACGGTGCTCGTCAACTGCGCGGCACACACCGCGGTGGACGCCGCCGAATCCGAGCCGGACGCCGCCGCGGACCTCAACGCGGCCGCGCCCGCGCTGCTCGCGCAGCGCTGCGCCGCCACCGGCGCGCGGCTGGTGCAGGTCTCCACCGACTACGTCTTCGGGCCCGCCCCGGAGCCGCCCCGGCCGTGGGAGCCGACGGACCCGACGGGCCCGGCCGGCGTCTACGGGCGCACCAAGCTCGCCGGTGAGGAGGCGGCCCGCGCCGCCGACCCGCGGACCGTCGTGGTGCGGACCGCGTGGGTCTACACCGGTCGCGCCCCCGGCCCGGACGGCACGGACGGGTGGGCGCGGGACTTCGTCGGGACGATGGGGCGGCTCGCCGACGGCGGCGTCGACCCGAACGTCGTCGACGACCAGACCGGCTCGCCCACCTACGCCCCCGACCTGGCCTCCGGACTGCTCGACCTGGCCGTCCTGCTGGGGGAGGAGCCCGAGCGGCCCGGCGCGGTGCTGCACGCCGCCGGCGGAGGCTCCGCCACGTGGTTCGACCTCGCGCGCGGCGTCTTCGCGCGGACCGGCGCGGACCCCGCGCGGGTCACGCCCTGCACCACCGACGAGTTCCCCCGGCCCGCGCCGCGCCCGGCGTACTCGGTGCTCTCGCCCGCCGCGTGGGCGGCGTGGGGGCTCGCGCCCCTGCCCGACTGGGACGACGCGCTGGACCGGGCCCTGCGGCGGGCGGTGGGCGGCCCCGCCCCGCGCGACCGGTAA
- a CDS encoding SGNH/GDSL hydrolase family protein: MADFLRYVAIGDSFTEGVGDPDPTGTHEYRGWSDRVAEVLAARSPDFGYANLAIRGKKMDQIVAEQVDQCLDLGPDLVTVYAGANDLIRPSVDVDAVVRVYDEMLGRLADSGATVVVWTAADTHGGGLFGALRGRFAIYNELVREIAADRNLVLLDYWRMKEYRDLRMWEFDRIHMSVPGHLRMAIAVLDVLGVPHDLEVPDLGPEPVITPAEDREIKRKWRREFAYPWISRRVRGISTGDGLPPKYPTLLRPVGVSADR; the protein is encoded by the coding sequence ATGGCTGACTTCCTGCGGTACGTGGCGATCGGGGACTCGTTCACCGAGGGCGTCGGCGACCCCGACCCGACGGGCACCCACGAGTACCGCGGCTGGTCCGACCGGGTCGCCGAGGTGCTGGCGGCGCGCTCCCCGGACTTCGGGTACGCGAACCTGGCGATCCGCGGCAAGAAGATGGACCAGATCGTGGCCGAGCAGGTCGATCAGTGCCTGGACCTCGGACCCGACCTGGTGACCGTGTACGCGGGCGCGAACGACCTGATCCGGCCCTCCGTCGACGTGGACGCGGTGGTCCGCGTGTACGACGAGATGCTGGGGCGGCTCGCGGACTCCGGCGCGACCGTCGTGGTGTGGACCGCGGCCGACACGCACGGCGGCGGCCTGTTCGGGGCGCTGCGCGGCCGGTTCGCCATCTACAACGAGCTCGTCCGCGAGATCGCGGCCGACCGGAACCTGGTGCTGCTCGACTACTGGCGGATGAAGGAGTACCGGGACCTGCGGATGTGGGAGTTCGACCGGATCCACATGTCCGTCCCCGGGCACCTGCGCATGGCGATCGCGGTGCTCGACGTGCTGGGCGTGCCGCACGATCTGGAGGTCCCGGACCTGGGGCCCGAGCCGGTGATCACCCCCGCCGAGGACCGCGAGATCAAGCGGAAGTGGCGGCGCGAGTTCGCCTACCCGTGGATCTCCCGGCGCGTGCGCGGCATCTCCACCGGCGACGGCCTGCCGCCGAAGTACCCGACGTTGCTGCGGCCCGTCGGGGTCTCGGCGGACCGATAG
- a CDS encoding TIGR03089 family protein — MRGLTVTDRLLVPIVQADGAAPRFTWYDDATGARMGLSAITLGNWAAKCGNLLRDQYGLGPGDPVGVLLPAHWQTAGILFGAWWAGCEVRFGESGDVTFASPDRLDDAEGDEILAVGLDAFGMAVPDLPPGIDDYTTEVRVHPDAFTPGGAGTALAGDDAEIVLARSTALSASAGYAAGDRVLSTREWRSVDDLYDGLLAPFAAPASVIHVSNPDPAKLMDKFGVEKATARVA; from the coding sequence GTGCGTGGACTGACGGTGACCGATCGGCTGCTCGTGCCGATCGTCCAGGCCGACGGGGCCGCACCCCGGTTCACCTGGTACGACGATGCCACCGGCGCCCGCATGGGGCTCTCGGCGATCACACTGGGCAACTGGGCCGCCAAGTGCGGGAATCTGCTGCGCGACCAGTACGGGCTGGGCCCCGGCGACCCCGTCGGCGTACTGCTGCCGGCGCACTGGCAGACCGCCGGGATCCTGTTCGGCGCCTGGTGGGCCGGCTGCGAGGTGCGCTTCGGCGAGTCCGGCGACGTGACCTTCGCCTCTCCCGATCGCCTGGACGACGCGGAGGGCGACGAGATCCTCGCCGTCGGCCTCGACGCCTTCGGCATGGCCGTGCCCGACCTGCCCCCGGGCATCGACGACTACACCACCGAGGTGCGCGTGCACCCCGACGCCTTCACCCCCGGCGGCGCGGGCACTGCGCTCGCGGGTGACGACGCGGAGATCGTGCTGGCCCGCTCGACCGCCCTGTCCGCCTCGGCCGGCTACGCGGCGGGCGACCGCGTGCTCTCCACCCGGGAGTGGCGCTCCGTCGACGACCTCTACGACGGCCTGCTGGCCCCGTTCGCGGCGCCCGCGTCGGTGATCCACGTGTCGAACCCGGACCCGGCGAAGCTGATGGACAAGTTCGGCGTCGAGAAGGCGACCGCGCGCGTCGCCTGA
- a CDS encoding LCP family protein, producing MSDSPSRRGARHSQGAGARRKDAADTDARSTARTRSGLRRRSVRAQNEAVDGAPSPRVRAVPGAGDLNDETRERLQRSGKTLLALTTAIVLVVTGVAWFWWSRFADDIVRGPSIAAKPDGATDILLVGTDSRTDAKGNPLTKQELARLNAGVDDGTLNTDTIILIRIPNDGRSATAISIPRDAYVAIPDQGKGKINSAFAGAANVTRDQAMANGDDEKTAIQKGNEEGRKALIETVANLTGVSVDRYAEIGLVGFSRLTNAVGGVDVCLKKPVNDPFSGARFKAGKQTLKGPQALSFVRQRHGLPRGDLDRVTRQQVFMASLAGKILSTGTLTSPNKLSQLQNALTTSVTLDQEWDVMGFAKELANLSAGNIKFSTVPVVRDDGWSDDGTQSVVVVDPKQVQAYVAGLLGDKPGEAKPKPTTKSSPAVPSVNRSSYTVDVVNAGTTSGLAGNVSTFLGGKGFAQGSTGNASSTESSSSAKSAVLASSANDQGAKAVAALLGGLPVVASGTVQSGHVKVLIQDGYAGPGSSSDSGSDSDSAATTTSIPPGMTEALDPSEAARISSLLNKPGFTAQQDGGVPCVD from the coding sequence GTGTCCGACAGCCCCAGCCGACGCGGCGCGCGCCATTCCCAGGGCGCCGGCGCGCGACGCAAGGATGCCGCCGACACGGACGCGCGCAGCACCGCGCGCACCCGGTCGGGACTGCGGCGCAGGAGCGTGCGCGCCCAGAACGAGGCCGTCGACGGTGCGCCTTCGCCCCGCGTCCGGGCCGTGCCCGGCGCAGGCGACCTGAACGACGAGACCCGCGAGCGCCTGCAGCGCAGCGGTAAGACGCTGCTCGCGCTGACCACCGCGATCGTGCTCGTGGTCACGGGTGTCGCGTGGTTCTGGTGGTCGCGCTTCGCCGACGACATCGTCCGCGGGCCGAGCATCGCGGCCAAGCCCGACGGTGCCACCGACATCCTCCTCGTCGGCACCGATTCGCGCACCGATGCCAAGGGCAATCCGCTCACCAAGCAGGAGCTGGCGCGACTGAACGCGGGCGTCGACGACGGCACGCTCAACACCGACACCATCATCCTGATCCGCATCCCCAACGACGGCCGCTCGGCCACCGCGATCTCGATCCCGCGCGACGCCTACGTCGCGATCCCCGATCAGGGCAAGGGCAAGATCAACTCGGCCTTCGCGGGTGCGGCGAACGTGACCCGCGACCAGGCGATGGCCAACGGCGACGACGAGAAGACCGCGATCCAGAAGGGCAACGAGGAGGGCCGCAAGGCACTGATCGAGACGGTCGCGAACCTCACGGGCGTCTCCGTCGACCGCTACGCGGAGATCGGCCTCGTCGGATTCTCCCGCCTCACCAACGCCGTCGGCGGCGTCGACGTGTGCCTCAAGAAGCCCGTCAACGACCCGTTCTCGGGCGCGCGGTTCAAGGCCGGTAAGCAGACGCTCAAGGGCCCGCAGGCGCTGAGCTTCGTGCGCCAGCGGCACGGCCTGCCCCGCGGCGACCTCGACCGGGTGACCCGGCAGCAGGTCTTCATGGCCTCGCTGGCCGGCAAGATCCTCTCCACCGGCACGCTCACCAGCCCGAACAAGCTCAGCCAGCTGCAGAACGCGCTCACCACATCGGTCACGCTCGATCAGGAGTGGGACGTGATGGGTTTCGCGAAGGAGTTGGCGAACCTCTCGGCGGGCAACATCAAGTTCTCGACGGTGCCCGTCGTCCGCGACGACGGCTGGAGCGACGACGGCACACAGTCCGTGGTGGTCGTCGACCCGAAGCAGGTGCAGGCGTACGTCGCGGGTCTGCTCGGCGACAAGCCGGGAGAGGCCAAGCCGAAGCCCACGACGAAGTCGTCGCCGGCCGTTCCCTCGGTGAACCGCTCCTCCTACACGGTGGACGTGGTGAACGCGGGCACCACATCGGGCCTGGCCGGCAACGTCTCGACGTTCCTGGGCGGCAAGGGCTTCGCGCAGGGCTCCACGGGTAACGCCTCGTCGACCGAGTCCTCGTCCAGCGCCAAGAGCGCGGTGCTGGCCTCGTCTGCCAACGATCAGGGCGCGAAGGCCGTCGCCGCACTGCTCGGCGGGCTGCCGGTGGTCGCGAGCGGCACCGTGCAGTCCGGGCACGTGAAGGTCCTGATCCAGGACGGTTACGCCGGCCCGGGGTCGTCGAGCGATTCGGGCTCCGACTCCGACTCCGCGGCGACCACCACGTCGATCCCGCCCGGCATGACCGAGGCGCTCGACCCGAGCGAGGCGGCGCGCATCAGCTCGCTGCTCAACAAACCCGGCTTCACGGCCCAGCAGGACGGGGGCGTGCCGTGCGTGGACTGA